Genomic DNA from Cupriavidus pauculus:
GCGACCAGCGCAAGGGCCTGGGCCTCGGGCTCGCCATCGTCGATGGGCTCGCGCGCACGATGCAGACGCGCGTGACCATGTCCTCGCGGACCCATCGCGGTTCGGTGTTCCGGCTGCGGCTGCCGCTCGCCTGGATCGCGCCCGAGGAAACGACGCTGCCACATTCGGCCATGCGTCTGGACGGATTGCGGGTGCTCGTGATCGACGACGATGCGGCGATCCGCGAGGCCATGGCGGGTCTGCTCGGGGTCTGGCATTGCAAGTGCCATACGGCCGAGTCCGAGGAAGAAGCGCTGGCCGCGCTCGACCACTTCACGCCGGACCTGATTCTCGCCGACTACCGGCTGCGCGGGCATCGGACCGGGCACGAAGCGCTCGAGGCCATCCGCATGCGGTTGGGCCAGTCCCTGCCCGCGATCATCATCACCGGCGATACGGCCGCCGATCGGCTGCGGCATGCCCACGCGGGCGGGACCGCCCTGCTTCACAAACCTGTGGTCCCTGGCGAGCTCCATGCGGCCATGAGCGCCCTGCTGAGGGAGTCTGAATGGATCGGAGCGGAACAATAAGCCACACGCCAATCCATACGACAAACTTATCAATCAATCATATCTATTAATTGGACTTAGGTCAGTCCCCTGCCCACACTCCTAGCCATAAGCGGGCCTACCCGCAAGGAGACTGACCATGGACTTGCCGACCCACGATCTGCTGATCGACGGCAACCGCCTGCCACCCGGCGGCGGCACCGGCGGCACCGGCGGCACCTATTCCACCGATATCAATCCCGCCGACGAAACGCCGATCGCGCGCGTGGCACAGGGCACCGCGGAGGACGTCGATCGCGCGGTACAGGCCGCGCGGCGCGCGCTCAAGGGCTGGAGCGGCATGCGTGCCGCCCAGCGCGGGCGCATTCTCTATCGTTTTGCGGACCTGCTCGAGGCACATGCCGACGAACTCGTCGCGCTGGAAAGCCTCGACGGCGGCAAGCCGCTGGCCGGCGTGCGGCGGCAGGATGTGCCCGCCGTCATCGACACCGTGCGCTACTACGCGGGCTGGTGCGACAAGATCAATGGCCAGGTCGTCCCCACGCGTCCCGATGCGCTGACCTACACCGTGCGCGAGCCCGTGGGCGTGGTCGCGGCCATCGTGCCGTGGAATTTTCCGTTGATGATCGGCATGTGGAAAATGGCCCCCGCGCTCGCCTGCGGGTGCACGCTGATCGTCAAACCGGCCGAGATCACGCCGCTGACCGCGTTACGGGTCGGGGAACTGGCGCTCGAGGCGGGCATCCCGCCGGGCGTGCTCAATATCGTGACCGGCAAGGGCAGTGTGGTGGGCAACGCGCTTGTCGCGCATCCGGGCATCGACAAGGTGACCTTTACCGGTTCGCCGGGCGTGGGGCGCGGAATCATGCAGGGCGCGGCGGCCAACTTCAAGCGCGTGACGCTCGAGCTCGGCGGCAAATCGGCCAACATCATCTTTGCCGATGCGGACGTGGAAGCGGCCGCGCGCGCGTCGGCATCGGGCATCTTCTTCAACGCGGGCCAGGTGTGCTCGGCCGGCTCGCGCATTCTCGCGCAGCGCCGGGTCTACGACGAAGTGGTCGAACGGCTGGCCGCGCGGGCCAATGCCATTCGCGTGGGCGACCCCGCGGCGCCCGGGACGACGATGGGTCCCGTGGTCTCCGCGGCGCAGATGAAGACCGTGCTCGACTATGTGGAGATCGGCAAGCGCGAGGGCGCCAGTGCGGTGGCGGGCGGCAAACGTATCGGCGAGCGCGGCTTCTATGTCGCGCCGACGGTATTCGCCAACGTCGGGCACGAGATGCGCATCTCGCAGGAAGAGATCTTCGGCCCGGTGGCGAGCGTGATTCCGTTCGAGGACGAGGAAGACGCGGTGCGCATCGCCAACGGCACGGCATTCAGCCTGGCCGCCGGCGTGTGGAGCCGCGACATCGGACGCGTGCACAAGGTCGCGGGCGAATTGCGCGCGGGCACGGTATGGATCAACACCTATGGCTATACGGACGTGCGGCTGCCGT
This window encodes:
- a CDS encoding aldehyde dehydrogenase family protein, with the translated sequence MDLPTHDLLIDGNRLPPGGGTGGTGGTYSTDINPADETPIARVAQGTAEDVDRAVQAARRALKGWSGMRAAQRGRILYRFADLLEAHADELVALESLDGGKPLAGVRRQDVPAVIDTVRYYAGWCDKINGQVVPTRPDALTYTVREPVGVVAAIVPWNFPLMIGMWKMAPALACGCTLIVKPAEITPLTALRVGELALEAGIPPGVLNIVTGKGSVVGNALVAHPGIDKVTFTGSPGVGRGIMQGAAANFKRVTLELGGKSANIIFADADVEAAARASASGIFFNAGQVCSAGSRILAQRRVYDEVVERLAARANAIRVGDPAAPGTTMGPVVSAAQMKTVLDYVEIGKREGASAVAGGKRIGERGFYVAPTVFANVGHEMRISQEEIFGPVASVIPFEDEEDAVRIANGTAFSLAAGVWSRDIGRVHKVAGELRAGTVWINTYGYTDVRLPWGGSGDSGLGREHGDAAIENFTEPKAIWLSLRS